One part of the Corynebacterium sp. CNCTC7651 genome encodes these proteins:
- the gdhA gene encoding NADP-specific glutamate dehydrogenase — MSAIEQEVAGYYDKLLKRNPGEPEFHQAVAEVLDSLKIVLAKDPHYADYGLIERLCEPERQIIFRVPWMDDSNTIRVNRGFRVQFNSALGPYKGGLRFHPSVNLGVIKFLGFEQIFKNSLTGLPIGGGKGGADFDPKGKSEGEIMRFCQSFMTELWRHIGEYRDVPAGDIGVGGREIGYLFGQYRRLANQHESGVLTGKGLEWGGSLARTEATGYGCVYFTSEMMKANGESIDGAKVIVSGSGNVAIYAIQKAQELGATVVGFSDSSGWVETPNGVDVELLRDVKERRRERVSAYVEETEGATLHTDGSVWDLEADVALPCATQNELGGDHARALVANGVKYVAEGANMPSTAEAIEVFRENKINFGPGKAANAGGVATSALEMQQNASRDSWTFDYTDERLHQIMSNIFKISSETAAEYGHEGDYIVGANIAGFKKVADAMLALAGFKKVADAMLAQGVI, encoded by the coding sequence ATGAGCGCCATTGAACAAGAGGTCGCTGGCTACTACGACAAGCTGCTGAAGCGCAACCCCGGCGAGCCGGAGTTCCACCAGGCAGTTGCCGAGGTCCTAGACTCGCTGAAAATCGTCCTTGCGAAGGACCCCCACTACGCCGACTACGGCCTGATTGAGCGCTTGTGCGAGCCGGAGCGCCAGATCATCTTCCGTGTTCCGTGGATGGATGACTCCAACACGATCCGCGTGAACCGCGGCTTCCGTGTCCAGTTCAACTCGGCCCTCGGCCCATACAAGGGCGGCCTGCGCTTCCACCCGAGCGTGAACCTCGGCGTGATCAAGTTCCTGGGCTTCGAGCAGATCTTCAAGAACTCCCTGACCGGCCTGCCGATCGGCGGCGGCAAGGGTGGCGCTGACTTCGACCCCAAGGGCAAGTCCGAGGGCGAGATCATGCGTTTCTGCCAGTCCTTCATGACTGAGCTGTGGCGCCACATCGGCGAGTACCGCGACGTGCCTGCCGGTGACATCGGTGTCGGCGGCCGCGAAATCGGCTACCTCTTCGGCCAGTACCGCCGCCTGGCCAACCAGCACGAGTCCGGCGTGCTTACCGGCAAGGGCCTGGAGTGGGGCGGCTCGCTTGCCCGCACCGAGGCGACCGGCTACGGCTGCGTGTACTTCACCTCCGAGATGATGAAGGCTAACGGCGAGTCCATCGACGGTGCGAAGGTGATCGTCTCCGGCTCCGGCAACGTGGCCATCTACGCCATCCAGAAGGCGCAGGAGCTGGGCGCAACCGTTGTCGGCTTCTCCGATTCCTCCGGCTGGGTGGAGACGCCGAACGGCGTGGACGTTGAGTTGCTGCGCGACGTGAAGGAGCGCCGCCGCGAGCGCGTCTCGGCCTATGTCGAGGAGACCGAGGGCGCCACCCTGCACACCGACGGTTCCGTGTGGGACCTGGAAGCAGACGTGGCGCTGCCGTGCGCAACCCAGAACGAGCTGGGCGGCGACCACGCCCGCGCGCTGGTGGCAAACGGCGTGAAGTACGTCGCCGAGGGCGCCAACATGCCGTCCACCGCAGAGGCGATCGAGGTGTTCCGCGAGAACAAGATCAACTTCGGCCCGGGTAAGGCAGCCAACGCCGGCGGCGTAGCCACCTCCGCCCTGGAGATGCAGCAGAACGCCTCCCGCGACTCCTGGACGTTCGACTACACGGATGAGCGCCTGCACCAGATCATGTCCAACATCTTCAAGATCTCTTCCGAGACGGCAGCCGAGTACGGCCACGAGGGCGACTACATTGTGGGCGCCAACATCGCCGGCTTCAAGAAGGTCGCGGACGCGATGCTTGCTCTCGCCGGCTTCAAGAAGGTCGCGGACGCGATGCTTGCTCAGGGTGTGATCTAG
- a CDS encoding glycerate kinase, translated as MQNYAPTPAASTGTDDAARSTKVVIAPDSFKGTASAQQAAQWLGEGVREIIRDAEIHLAPMADGGEGTSELFEGERITLPTTDAAGRLTEATFAAASGLPAVQDKLVPLTGDTYGTGVLIADAQTRGATRIVLGLGGSATVDGGTGILVALGANPIDARGYQLKPGGGALRELADLDTAKVNIPAGALDWVLLTDSQVPACGDSGAAAVYGPQKGATAEDIEVLDEGLRVLCDVAGINPDTPGLGAAGGVAIGITWLSSLLHGNADHVQLVPGARVVAESSGLAEAVKGAGLVVTGEGRFDAQTATGKVAATVCDIVAEHNPDAVVAIAAGKFEEEPNEVGGQPVLAVTLEDVSDTEEQLRRAGAAIAVAYLNTSTIQG; from the coding sequence ATGCAGAACTACGCACCCACCCCAGCCGCTAGCACTGGCACCGACGACGCTGCGCGATCGACCAAGGTGGTCATCGCTCCTGATTCCTTCAAGGGCACCGCAAGCGCGCAGCAGGCCGCGCAGTGGCTGGGCGAGGGCGTGCGGGAGATCATCCGTGACGCGGAGATCCACCTCGCGCCGATGGCGGACGGCGGCGAGGGCACGTCCGAACTCTTCGAAGGCGAGCGCATTACGCTGCCGACGACGGACGCAGCGGGCCGCCTCACCGAAGCCACCTTCGCCGCCGCCTCCGGACTCCCCGCAGTGCAAGACAAGCTGGTGCCGCTGACCGGCGACACGTACGGCACCGGTGTCCTCATCGCAGACGCGCAGACGCGCGGCGCGACCCGCATCGTCCTCGGCCTCGGCGGCTCCGCGACGGTGGACGGCGGCACAGGCATCCTGGTCGCACTGGGGGCAAACCCCATCGATGCGCGCGGCTACCAGCTCAAGCCCGGCGGCGGTGCCCTGCGCGAGCTCGCCGACCTAGACACCGCGAAGGTGAACATCCCCGCCGGCGCGCTGGATTGGGTACTGCTCACCGATTCCCAGGTCCCGGCCTGCGGCGACAGCGGGGCCGCTGCCGTCTACGGCCCGCAGAAGGGCGCGACCGCAGAGGACATCGAGGTGCTGGACGAGGGGCTTCGCGTGCTTTGCGACGTCGCCGGGATCAACCCCGACACTCCGGGGCTCGGCGCGGCGGGCGGCGTGGCCATCGGCATCACGTGGCTGTCATCCCTGCTGCACGGCAATGCAGACCACGTCCAGCTGGTGCCCGGCGCGCGGGTGGTCGCGGAGTCCAGCGGCTTGGCCGAGGCGGTCAAGGGCGCAGGCCTGGTGGTTACTGGCGAGGGCCGCTTCGATGCCCAAACCGCAACCGGCAAGGTGGCGGCCACGGTGTGCGACATTGTGGCGGAGCACAACCCGGACGCGGTGGTTGCCATTGCGGCCGGGAAGTTTGAGGAGGAACCGAACGAAGTCGGCGGCCAGCCGGTGCTTGCGGTGACGCTCGAGGACGTCTCCGACACCGAGGAGCAGCTGCGCCGCGCGGGCGCGGCAATCGCCGTCGCCTACCTCAACACCTCCACCATCCAGGGGTAG
- a CDS encoding amidohydrolase has protein sequence MREFLDAHPVNSAWQQELYQWFHRNPELSMQEEATHARILAELERFDCEVIAPIGGYGICAVFRNGEGPAVLFRADFDGLPVTEETGAPYAATGDTMHACGHDIHTTALLSACDVLDRARDAWSGTFIALFQPGEETAEGAAAMVADGLVDQVPHPVACLGQHVMPGPAGAVMSKSGPQFAACDSIRIRIPGRSAHGSMPHAAIDPTFTAAMIITRLQAIVGREVNPADFAVVTVASMHAGTTNNIIPGHAELVLNCRFYSDATKAKVYAAIERVVNAEVAASGSTDTAEIEYFAHGELLLNDDHVFHVVRSAFDDAFGEASITADPTTVSEDFPALPAAFGVPYCFWLIGCTPRDVWDAAVEADRVTEDVPVNHMPTFLPDFAPTIRAATEAAVVSVLAYLGTS, from the coding sequence ATGCGTGAATTCTTGGACGCCCACCCCGTGAACTCTGCGTGGCAGCAGGAGCTCTACCAGTGGTTCCACCGCAACCCGGAACTCTCCATGCAGGAGGAAGCGACGCACGCACGAATTCTGGCGGAACTTGAGCGTTTCGACTGCGAGGTGATCGCGCCCATCGGCGGCTACGGCATCTGCGCGGTGTTCCGCAATGGTGAGGGCCCGGCGGTGCTCTTCCGCGCGGACTTCGACGGCCTGCCCGTCACCGAGGAAACCGGCGCCCCGTACGCCGCGACGGGCGACACCATGCACGCCTGCGGGCACGACATCCACACCACAGCCCTGCTCAGCGCCTGCGACGTGCTGGACCGCGCCCGCGACGCCTGGTCCGGCACCTTCATCGCCCTGTTCCAGCCCGGCGAGGAGACCGCGGAGGGCGCCGCCGCGATGGTGGCGGACGGGCTGGTGGACCAGGTGCCGCACCCCGTGGCCTGCCTGGGCCAGCACGTCATGCCCGGCCCCGCCGGCGCCGTGATGTCCAAGTCCGGCCCGCAGTTCGCGGCGTGCGATTCCATCCGCATCCGCATCCCCGGCCGCAGCGCCCACGGCTCCATGCCGCACGCGGCGATTGACCCGACGTTCACCGCAGCCATGATCATCACCAGGCTGCAAGCCATCGTGGGCCGCGAGGTCAACCCGGCGGACTTCGCCGTGGTCACCGTCGCCAGCATGCACGCCGGCACCACGAACAACATCATCCCCGGCCACGCGGAGCTGGTGCTCAACTGCCGCTTCTACTCCGACGCAACTAAAGCCAAGGTCTACGCCGCCATCGAGCGCGTGGTAAACGCCGAGGTCGCCGCCTCCGGCAGCACCGACACCGCCGAGATCGAGTACTTCGCGCACGGGGAGCTCTTGCTTAACGACGATCACGTGTTCCACGTGGTCCGCTCCGCCTTCGACGACGCGTTTGGGGAGGCCTCCATCACCGCCGACCCGACCACCGTGTCCGAAGACTTCCCCGCGCTGCCCGCAGCGTTTGGGGTGCCGTACTGCTTCTGGCTCATCGGCTGCACCCCGCGCGATGTGTGGGACGCGGCAGTGGAGGCTGACCGCGTGACCGAGGACGTGCCCGTCAACCACATGCCTACGTTCCTTCCGGACTTTGCGCCGACGATTCGCGCCGCCACCGAGGCGGCTGTGGTGTCGGTGTTGGCGTACCTGGGAACGTCGTAA